One Mycobacterium kubicae genomic window carries:
- a CDS encoding MaoC/PaaZ C-terminal domain-containing protein, translated as MTKISTADIKGLTFDDVIVGDEITPVSIPITYKRVCMNAAATWDWFPGHHDPEYARSQGQRTIYLSTLFFHGFIDRGLTDWAGPDALLRRRKISMIKSIYPGQTATLTGRVVAKRQDRGMRLVDLELAVSSEEGICVPSEATLQLPAGRR; from the coding sequence ATGACCAAGATCAGCACTGCAGACATCAAAGGCCTTACCTTCGATGACGTCATTGTCGGCGACGAGATCACGCCGGTGTCGATTCCTATCACCTACAAGCGGGTCTGCATGAACGCCGCGGCGACGTGGGACTGGTTCCCGGGCCATCACGATCCGGAGTACGCACGCAGCCAGGGCCAGCGAACGATCTACCTGTCGACGCTGTTCTTTCACGGCTTCATCGACCGGGGCCTCACCGACTGGGCGGGCCCCGACGCGCTCCTGCGCCGGCGCAAGATATCGATGATCAAGTCGATCTACCCGGGACAGACCGCGACCCTTACCGGGCGGGTGGTGGCCAAGCGCCAAGACCGCGGAATGCGCCTGGTCGACCTGGAACTGGCAGTGTCCAGCGAGGAGGGCATATGCGTGCCCAGTGAGGCGACCTTGCAACTGCCGGCCGGTCGGCGGTAA
- a CDS encoding transglutaminase-like domain-containing protein, which translates to MKLEFARFLAPTEFLDWKHDAVQQFTESATRNAIDSVDKACRIFTAVRDSIWYDPYSVSDDPCQYRASAVAVAERAYCVPKAVLLTAACRAAGIPARLGFADVRNHLQTPSLRERMGGSDVFVYHGYSQMLLNGRWVKATPAFNRELCARFGVPPIEFDGQRDAMLHAHTGDGSQHMEYLHDRGVFDDLPLTEIIDALRDNYSELIYEPPPISDSFTN; encoded by the coding sequence ATGAAGTTAGAGTTCGCGCGGTTCCTTGCACCCACCGAATTCCTCGACTGGAAACACGATGCCGTGCAGCAGTTCACCGAATCGGCGACGCGTAACGCCATTGATTCCGTCGATAAGGCGTGCCGCATCTTCACCGCTGTCCGTGATTCGATCTGGTACGACCCGTATTCCGTCTCCGACGACCCGTGCCAGTACCGAGCCAGCGCGGTCGCCGTCGCCGAGCGCGCCTACTGTGTCCCCAAGGCGGTGCTCTTGACGGCTGCGTGTCGCGCCGCGGGGATTCCGGCGCGGTTGGGTTTCGCCGACGTCCGCAACCATCTGCAGACCCCGAGTCTCCGTGAACGGATGGGTGGCTCGGACGTTTTCGTCTACCACGGCTACAGTCAAATGCTGCTGAATGGCCGGTGGGTCAAGGCCACGCCGGCGTTCAACCGCGAGTTATGCGCGCGCTTCGGGGTCCCTCCTATCGAATTCGACGGTCAGCGAGACGCCATGTTGCACGCTCACACAGGCGACGGCTCCCAACACATGGAATACCTCCATGACCGTGGCGTTTTCGACGACCTTCCCCTCACGGAAATCATCGACGCGCTGCGCGACAACTACAGCGAACTCATCTACGAACCTCCGCCCATATCAGACTCGTTCACCAATTAA
- a CDS encoding AtuA-related protein has translation MPTIDELAFVRSGDKGDISNVVVLARDAEAFAALQRGLRPEAITSFMKGLVTGTVTIYTLPRLHAFNIVMRGALGGGATATLRFDETGKSMCSILSRMPLPEPAIEGKATP, from the coding sequence ATGCCCACCATTGACGAGTTGGCGTTCGTGCGTTCAGGCGACAAGGGTGACATCTCCAACGTCGTGGTGCTCGCCCGCGACGCCGAGGCTTTTGCCGCGCTGCAACGCGGACTGCGGCCGGAGGCCATCACCTCCTTCATGAAGGGTCTGGTCACCGGAACCGTGACGATCTACACGCTGCCTCGCCTGCATGCGTTCAACATCGTCATGCGGGGAGCCCTCGGCGGCGGCGCAACCGCAACACTGCGCTTCGACGAGACCGGCAAGTCGATGTGTTCGATCCTGTCCCGCATGCCCCTGCCCGAACCCGCCATCGAAGGGAAGGCAACACCGTGA
- a CDS encoding FAS1-like dehydratase domain-containing protein has protein sequence MAFGTLEEGRSWVGRRSEPKQAWFPIDRSMILYYCSLVEDANPRYWEGDECPPGLLMTLGMNPQWAPAHLHREDGLFALNVPLPGHHIINASTTTELERRPRVGDHVWIVEEIVSLSDEKTTRLGTGVFITSLTTYTDQHGENIARNTNVLFRYDTAQ, from the coding sequence ATGGCGTTCGGCACTCTAGAGGAGGGCCGGTCCTGGGTCGGTCGTCGCTCCGAGCCAAAGCAGGCGTGGTTTCCGATCGACCGATCGATGATCCTCTACTACTGCTCTCTGGTTGAGGACGCCAACCCACGGTACTGGGAGGGCGACGAGTGCCCACCGGGCCTGCTGATGACCCTGGGCATGAACCCGCAATGGGCGCCCGCGCACCTGCACCGCGAGGACGGGCTTTTCGCGCTCAACGTTCCCCTGCCCGGCCACCACATCATCAACGCCTCCACCACCACCGAGCTGGAGCGCCGACCCCGAGTCGGTGACCACGTTTGGATAGTCGAGGAGATCGTCTCGCTATCCGACGAGAAGACGACTCGGCTGGGAACCGGCGTCTTCATCACATCGCTTACCACCTACACCGACCAGCACGGCGAGAACATCGCCCGCAACACCAACGTCCTGTTCCGCTACGACACAGCCCAGTAA
- a CDS encoding Zn-ribbon domain-containing OB-fold protein encodes MPTVTDSTAVYWQQAAVGRFVLPKCRECKRFHHHPRPWCPYCWAADLDWQEPSGKATIVTYTVVRQAPSPAFTAPYVLAIVELEEGPRMMTNVIECNVDEVRVGMAVEVVFESRGNLALPQFRRVTSTA; translated from the coding sequence ATGCCCACCGTGACTGACAGCACGGCCGTGTACTGGCAGCAGGCAGCTGTCGGGCGGTTTGTGCTCCCGAAATGTCGGGAGTGCAAGCGATTCCATCATCATCCCCGCCCTTGGTGCCCATACTGCTGGGCTGCGGATCTGGATTGGCAAGAACCTTCGGGAAAAGCGACGATCGTCACCTACACCGTCGTCCGTCAGGCCCCGTCGCCAGCTTTCACCGCTCCTTACGTCTTGGCGATAGTGGAGCTGGAAGAAGGACCTCGAATGATGACCAACGTGATCGAATGCAACGTCGATGAAGTGCGGGTCGGTATGGCTGTCGAGGTGGTCTTCGAATCACGAGGCAACCTGGCACTTCCGCAGTTCCGACGGGTCACGTCAACTGCGTGA
- a CDS encoding acyl-CoA dehydrogenase family protein, producing MTAASPWLNPELEALRDLAAKFVATEIAPHSERFAEQHHVDRAVWERAGELGLLCMSMPVEYGGGGGTFAHEAVLLEEQARIGDSSWGAGLHSGIVAHYILHYAREDLKRQWLPKMASGELIGAIAMTEAGTGSDLQSVKTRAVLDGDEYVITGSKTFITNGQQADLIVVVAKTDHTQGANGISLIVVEADRPGFRRGRVLSKIGQRGQDTSELFFDGVRVPKTHLLGDTEGQGFIQLMTQLPQERLIVAVGAVAAMELALQQTVKYTREREAFGRTIFGFQNTKFTLAEAATETRIARVFLDHCICLHLQGQLDVQTVAMAKWWTTERAMKVLDDCLQLHGGYGYMTEYPISRLWVDQRVQKIYAGSNEIMKEIISRSL from the coding sequence ATGACAGCCGCCTCACCCTGGCTCAACCCGGAATTGGAAGCGCTTCGTGATCTCGCCGCAAAGTTCGTTGCCACTGAGATTGCACCCCACTCAGAGCGCTTCGCCGAGCAACACCATGTCGACCGGGCGGTGTGGGAACGAGCAGGCGAGCTGGGCCTGCTGTGCATGTCGATGCCGGTCGAATACGGCGGCGGCGGCGGGACATTCGCACACGAGGCAGTTCTGCTCGAAGAGCAAGCTCGAATCGGGGACAGTTCGTGGGGCGCCGGCCTGCACAGCGGCATCGTCGCACACTACATCCTGCACTACGCCCGGGAAGACCTGAAAAGGCAGTGGCTGCCCAAGATGGCGTCGGGCGAATTGATCGGTGCCATTGCGATGACGGAGGCCGGAACCGGATCTGATCTTCAAAGCGTGAAGACGCGCGCCGTCCTCGATGGGGACGAGTACGTCATCACCGGCTCGAAGACGTTCATCACCAATGGTCAGCAAGCCGATCTCATTGTCGTCGTGGCCAAGACCGACCATACTCAAGGTGCCAACGGTATTTCGCTGATTGTCGTGGAAGCCGATCGCCCCGGGTTCCGGAGAGGACGAGTCCTCAGCAAAATAGGTCAGCGCGGTCAGGACACATCTGAATTGTTTTTCGACGGCGTGCGCGTCCCCAAGACGCATCTGCTAGGCGACACCGAGGGGCAAGGTTTCATCCAGCTGATGACGCAACTGCCGCAGGAGCGACTAATCGTTGCGGTCGGAGCGGTTGCCGCCATGGAATTGGCCTTGCAGCAGACGGTCAAATACACGCGCGAACGAGAGGCCTTCGGACGAACGATCTTCGGGTTCCAGAACACCAAGTTCACCCTGGCCGAAGCGGCCACTGAAACAAGGATTGCGCGAGTATTCCTCGACCACTGCATCTGCCTACACCTCCAGGGCCAGCTCGACGTGCAAACTGTCGCGATGGCCAAATGGTGGACGACGGAACGGGCGATGAAAGTCCTCGACGACTGCCTGCAGCTGCACGGCGGGTACGGATACATGACGGAATATCCGATTTCGCGTCTCTGGGTTGATCAGCGAGTACAGAAAATCTACGCGGGGTCTAACGAAATAATGAAAGAGATTATTTCGAGGTCGCTTTGA
- a CDS encoding acyl-CoA dehydrogenase family protein — protein MEISESQERRDLRAAVAAIGKSYGHDYYLTKSLGGEKSTELWQEVGKQGFLGVNIAEEYGGGGGGIYELHAVGEELAAAGCPLLMTVVSPAICGTIIQAFGTDEQKRRWLPGIASGEIIMSFAITEPDAGSNSHNIATTAKRDGADWVLRGTKYYISGVDEAQAILVVTRTGTDERGRGRLSLMVVPTDAAGLQKTLIPVQAVTPEKQFTLFFDDVRVPGDNLIGARDEGLRQVFVGLNPERIMGAALGNGIGRYALNKACTYARERRVWDTPIGAHQGVAHPLAHAKIQVELARLMTQRAAALHDAGEAGAGEAANMAKYAAAEAGILALDQAIQTHGGNGLATEYGLATLWGPARLMRTAPISREMILNYVAQHSLALPRSY, from the coding sequence ATGGAGATATCAGAGAGCCAGGAACGGCGGGATCTGCGGGCGGCGGTTGCGGCCATCGGGAAGTCGTACGGCCACGATTACTACCTGACCAAATCCCTGGGGGGCGAGAAGTCTACGGAACTGTGGCAGGAGGTAGGTAAGCAAGGTTTTCTCGGGGTGAATATTGCCGAGGAGTACGGCGGTGGCGGTGGGGGTATCTACGAACTGCATGCCGTGGGAGAGGAGTTGGCGGCGGCGGGGTGCCCGTTGTTGATGACGGTGGTGTCGCCGGCCATTTGTGGCACCATCATCCAAGCGTTCGGAACCGACGAGCAGAAACGGCGTTGGCTTCCGGGCATTGCGAGCGGCGAGATCATAATGTCGTTTGCGATCACCGAGCCCGACGCGGGCTCAAACTCGCACAACATAGCGACGACCGCCAAGCGGGACGGCGCCGACTGGGTTCTGCGTGGCACCAAGTACTACATCTCGGGAGTGGACGAGGCGCAAGCCATCTTGGTGGTCACCCGAACGGGTACTGACGAGCGTGGGCGCGGCCGGCTGTCGCTGATGGTGGTTCCCACGGACGCTGCCGGCCTGCAGAAGACTCTGATTCCCGTGCAAGCCGTGACACCGGAGAAACAGTTCACCCTGTTCTTCGACGATGTACGTGTTCCCGGTGACAACTTGATCGGCGCTCGGGACGAGGGACTGCGGCAGGTATTCGTTGGTCTGAATCCGGAACGGATAATGGGGGCGGCGCTGGGCAATGGGATCGGCCGGTACGCGTTAAACAAGGCATGTACCTACGCCCGGGAGCGCAGGGTGTGGGACACCCCTATAGGGGCACATCAGGGAGTCGCTCATCCGCTGGCGCACGCCAAAATTCAGGTTGAACTCGCACGCTTGATGACCCAACGGGCGGCCGCCTTACACGATGCCGGCGAGGCAGGGGCCGGCGAGGCGGCGAATATGGCCAAGTACGCGGCAGCTGAAGCCGGAATCCTTGCGCTGGACCAAGCGATTCAGACGCATGGCGGCAACGGTCTGGCTACGGAGTACGGGTTGGCGACGTTGTGGGGACCGGCGCGGTTGATGCGGACGGCACCGATCAGCCGGGAGATGATCCTCAATTATGTTGCGCAGCATAGTCTCGCGCTTCCACGGTCATACTGA
- a CDS encoding ISL3 family transposase has product MRTIELGVTITDAAVDEKTTTIFCRPVACDARCPDCGREGRYRDTVTRPLTDLPVAGYPLVLQGALPRYRCTTPACGRAVFNQDLGKLAAPRSSTTRRCARYVLRRLMIDRTTISAIAAELGVSWHTVSSIAMRATAGLIATTGPDRLAGVTVIGVDEHRWAPRRRGTEGFVTLIIDLTPTHDQTGPARLLDLVEGRSATALATWLAAQPTDFARAVEVIAMDGFAGYKTAATEVIPDAVTVMDPFHVVALAGTKLDLIRQRIQQQTLGRRGHTGDPLYGIRRIARTRLQLLSPRQYTRLTEVLDGDDHLAVKVAWLIYQKIIAAYADPNRRHGKKAMTRLIESIRRGVPAGLEEIAQLGRTLSRRRADILAFFDHHVSNGPTEAINGRLEALRRNALGFRNLTHYRWRSLLHSGALHQLVNAL; this is encoded by the coding sequence ATGCGCACCATCGAGTTGGGGGTGACGATCACCGACGCCGCGGTCGACGAGAAGACGACGACGATCTTCTGCAGGCCGGTGGCCTGTGACGCCAGGTGTCCGGACTGCGGCCGGGAGGGCCGCTACCGCGACACTGTGACTCGGCCGTTGACGGATCTGCCGGTGGCCGGCTACCCGCTGGTGCTGCAGGGTGCCCTACCTCGCTACCGCTGCACAACGCCAGCGTGTGGGCGGGCAGTGTTCAACCAGGATCTGGGCAAGTTGGCGGCCCCGCGCTCATCGACGACGCGGCGCTGTGCCCGGTATGTATTGCGGCGGTTGATGATCGACCGCACCACCATTTCGGCGATCGCCGCCGAACTCGGGGTGTCCTGGCATACTGTCAGCTCCATCGCGATGCGTGCGACCGCCGGCCTGATCGCCACAACCGGGCCGGATCGGCTGGCCGGGGTGACGGTGATCGGTGTCGATGAGCATCGCTGGGCGCCTCGGCGTCGCGGCACAGAGGGGTTCGTCACGCTGATCATCGACCTCACGCCTACCCACGACCAGACCGGCCCGGCACGCCTGCTCGACCTGGTCGAAGGACGCTCAGCGACCGCACTGGCCACGTGGTTGGCCGCCCAACCCACCGACTTTGCCCGGGCCGTGGAGGTCATTGCGATGGACGGGTTCGCCGGCTACAAGACCGCCGCCACCGAGGTCATCCCGGACGCGGTCACCGTGATGGACCCCTTCCACGTTGTGGCTTTGGCCGGGACCAAGCTCGACCTGATCCGCCAACGCATCCAGCAGCAGACCCTGGGTCGGCGCGGACACACCGGTGACCCGCTCTATGGGATCCGGCGCATCGCCCGAACCCGCCTGCAGCTGCTCTCCCCACGCCAATACACCCGGCTGACCGAGGTGCTCGACGGCGACGACCATCTCGCCGTCAAGGTCGCCTGGCTGATCTATCAGAAGATCATCGCCGCCTACGCCGACCCGAACCGACGTCACGGCAAGAAGGCAATGACCAGGCTGATCGAGTCGATACGGCGCGGCGTACCCGCCGGATTGGAGGAGATCGCCCAACTCGGCCGCACGCTATCGCGCCGCCGCGCCGACATCCTGGCCTTCTTCGACCACCACGTCTCCAACGGACCCACCGAGGCCATCAACGGCCGCCTGGAAGCATTGCGCCGCAACGCCCTCGGATTCCGCAACCTCACCCACTACCGTTGGCGCTCACTACTACACAGCGGAGCACTCCACCAACTTGTCAATGCACTCTGA
- a CDS encoding transposase codes for MDGIHLKVRLEVEKLCLLVMIGVRADGRMELVGLADGFRGSTEFWADLLRDCRRRAMTAAVLAVGDGALGFCKACGRCSRIFESSAAGGISRPIFLPHCRNRCTQGAVAAMKEIYNAEDIDKAQLAIKAFEIDYGAKYPKAVAQDRRRRRGVFGVLPVSRRALDPPIAPQIRSKVPLRQYV; via the coding sequence GTGGATGGCATCCACCTCAAGGTGCGCCTTGAGGTGGAGAAACTCTGTTTGCTGGTAATGATCGGGGTCCGTGCTGATGGCCGCATGGAGCTCGTCGGGCTGGCTGACGGCTTCCGGGGATCGACTGAGTTCTGGGCTGATTTGCTGCGCGATTGCCGCCGCCGCGCCATGACCGCAGCGGTGCTCGCGGTCGGCGACGGCGCCCTGGGCTTCTGCAAGGCGTGCGGGAGGTGTTCCCGGATATTCGAGAGTAGCGCTGCTGGTGGCATAAGCAGGCCAATATTCTTGCCGCACTGCCGAAATCGGTGCACCCAGGGTGCAGTCGCGGCGATGAAGGAGATCTACAACGCCGAGGATATCGACAAAGCCCAGCTCGCGATCAAAGCGTTCGAGATCGACTACGGCGCCAAATACCCCAAAGCGGTCGCCCAAGATCGTCGACGACGCCGAGGTGTTTTTGGAGTTCTACCGGTATCCCGCCGAGCATTGGATCCACCAATCGCACCACAAATCCGATCGAAAGTACCTTTGCGACAGTACGTTTGA
- a CDS encoding thiolase family protein: MRTWALASEPAIAAVEELPPGKYEGHDGAGMQELVLRRFLQSHSLGPRDVDGLLVCPSGMASGAGADIFVHERLNDVLGIRPRFCETVNVGGATYTIMLSRAALAISAGLANAVLCIGAGKFPKVGRGGGANAMARMISHPDFEYPYGSFIPALYALAATRHMAERGTSRDALAAVAVSSREWALRHPDALMRNAGPLTVEMVLASRPIAWPFNLLDCSVPCEGGAVFLVAHGDRAREITDQPAYVLGFGEHHDHGNITHTSDFATMGASVSARAAFEMADLSPSDVQVAELYDAFTINPILLLEETGLVAAAKGGHFFLDGRGAPGGDLPVNTYGGLLSFGHTGDASGMSMLIEAARQVMGKAADRQVSAEIALVHTYGGMMADHSTVLLGRTP; encoded by the coding sequence GTGAGAACTTGGGCACTTGCCAGCGAGCCGGCTATCGCCGCAGTAGAAGAACTACCGCCAGGAAAGTACGAAGGCCACGACGGCGCGGGCATGCAGGAGTTGGTGCTTCGTCGGTTTCTGCAGAGCCATTCACTTGGTCCCCGCGATGTGGACGGCCTGCTGGTTTGCCCGTCCGGCATGGCCAGCGGTGCGGGTGCCGACATCTTCGTCCACGAGCGCCTCAATGACGTGTTGGGCATCCGGCCGCGCTTTTGTGAGACTGTCAACGTCGGTGGGGCGACCTACACGATCATGCTGTCGCGGGCTGCACTTGCAATCAGCGCCGGCCTTGCAAACGCGGTGCTCTGTATCGGTGCGGGGAAATTCCCCAAGGTGGGGCGGGGAGGCGGCGCCAACGCAATGGCGCGCATGATCAGCCACCCGGACTTTGAGTACCCATACGGCAGCTTCATCCCAGCCCTTTACGCCTTAGCCGCCACGCGGCATATGGCCGAACGCGGAACGAGCCGCGATGCTCTTGCCGCCGTGGCGGTCTCGAGCCGCGAGTGGGCGTTACGGCATCCAGATGCTTTGATGCGCAACGCGGGTCCGCTCACCGTCGAGATGGTTCTGGCTTCACGACCTATCGCGTGGCCGTTCAATTTGCTGGACTGCTCAGTACCGTGTGAAGGTGGCGCCGTGTTCCTAGTGGCCCATGGTGACCGCGCGCGGGAAATCACCGACCAACCGGCCTATGTATTGGGCTTCGGTGAACACCACGATCACGGCAACATCACCCACACCAGCGACTTCGCAACAATGGGTGCCAGCGTGTCAGCGCGTGCCGCGTTCGAAATGGCCGATCTTTCGCCTTCGGACGTGCAGGTGGCCGAACTGTACGATGCCTTCACGATCAACCCGATACTGCTGTTGGAGGAAACGGGGCTGGTGGCGGCAGCTAAAGGTGGCCACTTCTTCCTGGATGGGCGGGGGGCGCCCGGCGGTGACCTTCCGGTGAACACCTACGGGGGTCTGCTGTCATTCGGACACACCGGCGACGCGTCGGGAATGTCGATGCTGATCGAAGCTGCGCGCCAAGTGATGGGGAAGGCTGCGGATCGTCAAGTGTCTGCAGAAATAGCATTGGTACACACTTACGGCGGCATGATGGCAGACCATTCGACCGTACTCTTGGGGAGGACGCCGTGA
- a CDS encoding acyclic terpene utilization AtuA family protein — MSASVRIGAGAGYWGDMVDPAVELIEQGGVEFACFDLLAELTVALLTRAKMRDPGKGYVPDVEPILRQALPAARRNDVGIVTNGGGANPGAAALAAARVACDAGYPDTRIGTIEGDDLTGRIAEIRDSGWQFAHLESGEEDIDRIADRIVAVSAYTGSDGIIDALDGDADVVIGGRLADSALYCGPLMRHFGWIFERNPDLIGAALTVGHVLECAGIATGGMSSQWRLSRDPWRLGFPMAEMSADGTAVISKVPGSGGVLNEWTIKEHLLYEVHDPFCYLLPDGVVDMGGVEVKELGPDRVQLTGMTGRRRPDTLKVQIGYEDGYLAEGRTMIPWPDALEKADFCERLVRGRIKYLGVIPQEMRFDRVGWDALAGPVAPRPAPDAQPNEVELRMVAKCRTRSEAEVARRAMLLPATAGPVGTAFGAPLAVRKVIALWPTLVPREFVPQHVRVQAAKEMLDAHH, encoded by the coding sequence ATGAGTGCCAGCGTGCGGATCGGTGCTGGTGCCGGCTATTGGGGTGACATGGTGGATCCCGCGGTGGAACTCATTGAGCAGGGCGGTGTCGAGTTTGCCTGCTTCGACCTGCTGGCCGAGTTGACCGTTGCGCTCCTTACCCGTGCCAAGATGCGTGACCCGGGTAAAGGGTACGTGCCCGATGTCGAACCCATTCTGCGTCAGGCGCTGCCCGCTGCCCGCCGTAACGACGTCGGCATCGTGACCAATGGGGGCGGAGCGAACCCGGGTGCCGCCGCACTGGCCGCTGCGCGAGTGGCCTGTGACGCCGGATATCCCGACACCCGCATCGGAACCATTGAGGGCGACGACTTGACGGGGAGAATCGCCGAAATCAGGGATTCGGGTTGGCAATTCGCGCACCTTGAGTCCGGCGAAGAAGACATCGACCGCATCGCCGACCGGATCGTCGCTGTCTCGGCGTACACCGGCTCCGACGGGATCATTGACGCACTTGACGGCGACGCCGATGTCGTGATCGGCGGCAGGCTTGCCGACTCTGCGCTTTATTGCGGGCCGCTCATGCGCCACTTCGGGTGGATATTTGAGCGTAATCCCGACCTGATCGGCGCCGCGCTTACCGTCGGTCATGTACTGGAGTGTGCGGGCATCGCGACCGGCGGCATGTCCTCGCAGTGGCGGCTGTCGCGTGATCCGTGGCGGCTCGGGTTCCCGATGGCCGAGATGTCGGCTGACGGCACCGCTGTGATCAGTAAGGTGCCGGGCTCGGGTGGGGTGCTCAACGAGTGGACCATCAAAGAGCATTTGCTTTACGAAGTGCACGACCCGTTCTGCTATTTGCTGCCCGACGGTGTCGTCGACATGGGCGGTGTCGAGGTCAAAGAACTCGGCCCCGACCGCGTGCAGCTCACGGGCATGACCGGCCGCCGACGGCCGGACACGCTCAAGGTGCAGATCGGCTACGAGGACGGCTACCTCGCCGAGGGGCGCACGATGATCCCCTGGCCCGATGCTCTGGAGAAGGCCGACTTCTGCGAGAGGCTAGTGCGCGGCCGCATCAAGTACCTGGGTGTCATTCCGCAGGAGATGCGTTTCGACCGTGTCGGTTGGGACGCGCTGGCCGGCCCGGTGGCCCCACGACCGGCACCCGACGCCCAGCCCAACGAGGTCGAGCTCCGGATGGTGGCCAAGTGCCGCACCCGCAGCGAGGCCGAGGTCGCCCGCCGCGCGATGCTGCTGCCAGCGACGGCCGGTCCGGTGGGTACCGCCTTCGGCGCGCCGCTGGCGGTGCGCAAGGTGATAGCGCTGTGGCCGACCCTGGTACCGCGTGAGTTCGTCCCACAGCACGTCCGTGTCCAGGCCGCCAAGGAGATGCTCGATGCCCACCATTGA
- a CDS encoding acyl-CoA synthetase codes for MDRGIGSWATKRAFLSGDRTALVDDNRRITFTQLDERTNRLARALRALGVRKGDRVGGLLINSPAFIETMLAAAKLGAIFVPMNVRLAPAEVAYQLADSGADVLVYSNPLAPVARAAVSEDGVRVRHQMAVGGECLAGELSYDDVVNSEAPTAVGSDVAGHDIANLMYTSGTTGRPKGVMLTHDNHLWNVMNALTIGRGLRETDVTVAVAPMFHIGGLGVHTLPLLHVGGCSVLLPSFDPRQTLAMMAQEHATVQFMVPAMWAALMNVDGFEDHDLSALELAAAGGAPCPLTVIEFFQGRSLPFQEGFGMTETAPIVSFLDAEHVKEKAGSIGRTAFHVEARIVDDADNDVPVDEVGELVVRGPNVFAGYWGLPEATVQAFRGGWFHTGDLGRIDREGFITLVDRKKDMIISGGENVYPIEVEQVLYRHHAVREVAVVGVPHPRWGETPVAVVALQQDAAVNAEELIDYARERLAHFKCPSRVHVVPDLPRNATGKVLKTELRLQFGGEGLSVLR; via the coding sequence ATGGACAGGGGTATTGGCAGTTGGGCGACGAAACGGGCCTTCCTGTCCGGCGACCGCACCGCCCTCGTTGACGATAACCGACGGATCACCTTCACTCAGCTCGATGAACGGACCAACCGGCTTGCGCGTGCCCTGCGAGCGCTCGGTGTCCGCAAGGGCGACAGGGTTGGCGGTCTCTTGATCAACAGTCCCGCGTTCATAGAAACGATGCTGGCGGCCGCGAAACTAGGCGCGATCTTCGTGCCCATGAACGTGCGGTTGGCGCCAGCAGAGGTGGCTTACCAGCTGGCCGACTCAGGCGCAGACGTGCTCGTGTATTCCAACCCGCTGGCCCCGGTCGCCCGCGCCGCGGTGTCAGAGGATGGGGTGCGGGTCCGCCACCAAATGGCCGTCGGCGGTGAATGCCTTGCCGGTGAGCTTTCCTACGACGACGTTGTGAACAGTGAAGCGCCCACAGCTGTGGGCTCCGACGTGGCGGGCCATGACATTGCAAATCTGATGTATACGTCCGGGACTACGGGGCGTCCCAAAGGTGTGATGCTCACCCACGACAACCATCTGTGGAACGTCATGAACGCGCTGACAATCGGGCGCGGGCTGCGTGAGACGGACGTGACCGTCGCCGTGGCTCCGATGTTCCACATCGGGGGACTCGGAGTGCACACGCTGCCGCTGCTGCATGTCGGCGGTTGCAGCGTGCTGCTGCCGTCCTTCGATCCGCGACAGACGCTGGCGATGATGGCCCAAGAGCATGCGACAGTGCAATTCATGGTTCCGGCGATGTGGGCCGCGCTGATGAACGTCGATGGATTCGAGGACCACGATTTGTCGGCTCTCGAACTGGCGGCTGCGGGTGGCGCACCGTGTCCGTTGACCGTCATCGAATTCTTCCAAGGACGCAGTCTGCCGTTCCAGGAGGGTTTCGGGATGACCGAAACCGCGCCTATCGTCTCATTCCTCGACGCTGAACACGTTAAGGAGAAGGCCGGATCGATCGGTCGGACGGCTTTTCACGTCGAAGCTCGTATCGTCGACGACGCCGACAACGACGTCCCCGTCGACGAGGTGGGCGAGTTAGTAGTGCGCGGCCCTAACGTATTCGCGGGCTACTGGGGTCTTCCCGAGGCGACAGTGCAAGCTTTTCGTGGCGGCTGGTTTCATACTGGCGACTTGGGCCGCATTGACCGAGAAGGTTTCATCACTCTGGTCGACCGAAAAAAAGACATGATCATCAGCGGTGGTGAGAACGTTTACCCGATCGAGGTGGAGCAGGTCCTCTACCGTCACCATGCCGTGCGCGAGGTCGCGGTTGTCGGTGTGCCGCATCCGCGTTGGGGCGAAACTCCGGTGGCCGTCGTGGCCCTTCAGCAGGATGCCGCCGTCAATGCAGAGGAGCTTATCGATTACGCTCGAGAACGCCTTGCCCACTTCAAATGCCCGTCACGAGTACATGTCGTTCCCGACTTGCCGCGAAACGCCACCGGCAAGGTGCTCAAGACGGAGCTTCGCCTGCAATTCGGCGGGGAGGGGCTTTCAGTTCTGCGTTGA